Proteins found in one Cellulomonas palmilytica genomic segment:
- a CDS encoding nucleotide exchange factor GrpE: protein MTDQPNTPGPEQGPGETPEDAPRFTDKRRIDPETGQVREPTPEEAVIAEAEAAAAAGTEVSDAQRLADERLEELQRAHAAHYNLEQQYNAYVKRSKAEVLAAHDRGVASVAEALIPVLDDIELARQHGDLAEGPFASIAEKLEGTLARFGVERYGAAGEEFDPAVHEALMHAHSSEVTTSTVQTVLQPGYRTKDRVLRAARVAVVDPEA from the coding sequence GTGACGGACCAGCCGAACACCCCCGGGCCCGAGCAGGGCCCGGGGGAGACCCCCGAGGACGCGCCCCGCTTCACGGACAAGCGCCGCATCGACCCGGAGACGGGCCAGGTGCGTGAGCCGACCCCCGAGGAGGCGGTGATCGCGGAGGCCGAGGCCGCCGCAGCCGCGGGCACCGAGGTGTCGGACGCGCAGCGCCTGGCCGACGAGCGGCTCGAGGAGCTGCAGCGCGCCCACGCGGCGCACTACAACCTCGAGCAGCAGTACAACGCGTACGTGAAGCGCTCGAAGGCCGAGGTCCTCGCCGCGCACGACCGCGGTGTCGCGTCGGTGGCCGAGGCCCTCATCCCGGTGCTCGACGACATCGAGCTGGCGCGCCAGCACGGTGACCTCGCCGAGGGTCCGTTCGCGTCGATCGCCGAGAAGCTCGAGGGCACCCTCGCGCGGTTCGGCGTCGAGCGGTACGGCGCCGCGGGCGAGGAGTTCGACCCGGCGGTGCACGAGGCGCTCATGCACGCGCACTCGTCCGAGGTGACGACGTCGACCGTCCAGACCGTCCTGCAGCCGGGCTACCGGACGAAGGACCGGGTCCTGCGGGCGGCGCGCGTCGCCGTCGTGGACCCGGAGGCCTGA
- a CDS encoding MFS transporter produces the protein MTSDLAPAATRPLVDGHRLTRRLVPAQSLFTFGISIDLTLTGIVGAHLAPTRALATVPFSLMPAVAALATFGLSRWIGRSGYRRVFAVAPLAAVAAGLVSAYAVHRGSFALFCLGTGLVGVYQAGAGYYRYAVAEANPDARARAVTTLLAGGLVAALVGPFLATAVRDLGPTPYVASYLLVAVFAALASVWNARLPHDLAHLTHPTYATRPTHAVPAPGSDEPAATTAARTRRELWTRPTLLLGVLVTALAAAAMSSLMTAGPVAGLDMGHTQEHAAFSVQLHMIGMYAPGLLVARWIGRVGERRVAALGALVLAGAGLATLRPDMVAFVVAMTLAGVGWNLASSGGSAMVAGAYRPAERGRVQPVAEVVVTVAAVVGSLGAGLATTTTGWPVLGALVAGVSAVVVVPLVRRPARGPVHRGGR, from the coding sequence GTGACCTCGGACCTCGCCCCCGCCGCGACCCGGCCACTCGTCGACGGCCACCGCCTCACGCGGCGTCTCGTGCCCGCGCAGTCGCTGTTCACGTTCGGGATCTCGATCGACCTCACGCTCACCGGCATCGTCGGCGCGCACCTCGCCCCCACGCGGGCCCTGGCGACCGTGCCGTTCAGCCTCATGCCGGCGGTCGCGGCCCTCGCGACGTTCGGCCTCTCGCGCTGGATCGGCCGCAGCGGCTACCGCCGGGTGTTCGCGGTCGCACCGCTCGCAGCCGTCGCCGCGGGACTCGTCTCGGCGTACGCGGTGCACCGCGGCTCGTTCGCGCTGTTCTGCCTGGGCACCGGGCTCGTCGGGGTGTACCAGGCGGGCGCGGGCTACTACCGGTACGCGGTCGCCGAGGCGAACCCCGACGCGCGGGCGCGCGCGGTCACGACGCTGCTCGCCGGGGGCCTGGTCGCGGCGCTCGTCGGGCCGTTCCTCGCGACCGCGGTCCGCGACCTCGGGCCCACGCCGTACGTCGCGTCGTACCTGCTCGTCGCGGTCTTCGCGGCCCTCGCGTCGGTGTGGAACGCGCGCCTGCCGCACGACCTCGCGCACCTCACCCACCCGACGTACGCGACCCGCCCGACGCACGCGGTGCCCGCACCAGGGTCCGACGAGCCGGCGGCGACGACCGCCGCGCGCACCCGACGCGAGCTGTGGACCCGGCCGACCCTCCTGCTCGGCGTGCTGGTCACCGCGCTCGCGGCCGCGGCGATGAGCTCGCTCATGACGGCCGGTCCGGTCGCGGGCCTGGACATGGGGCACACGCAGGAGCACGCGGCGTTCTCGGTCCAGCTGCACATGATCGGCATGTACGCGCCGGGGCTGCTCGTGGCGCGGTGGATCGGGCGGGTCGGGGAACGGCGGGTCGCGGCGCTCGGCGCGCTCGTCCTCGCCGGTGCGGGGCTCGCGACGCTGCGGCCGGACATGGTCGCGTTCGTCGTCGCGATGACGCTCGCGGGCGTGGGGTGGAACCTCGCGAGCAGCGGCGGGTCCGCGATGGTCGCGGGGGCGTACCGGCCGGCCGAGCGCGGGCGCGTGCAGCCGGTCGCGGAGGTGGTCGTGACGGTCGCCGCGGTGGTGGGCTCCCTGGGGGCGGGCCTCGCGACGACGACGACCGGCTGGCCGGTGCTCGGGGCGCTCGTCGCGGGGGTGTCCGCGGTCGTCGTCGTGCCCCTCGTGCGTCGACCGGCGCGAGGTCCGGTGCACCGCGGCGGACGATGA
- a CDS encoding GlxA family transcriptional regulator, producing MPRARSVPDRTLVVDDPVPPAARARDVAVLALPQALPMEVGIPFQVLTSRTAEHYRVTLCGRRPGPVPTTGGFPVVAQAGLDAVVAADVVIVPAYENVPGQPTDDVLDALRTAHARGARVMSICVGAFALAAAGLLDGRRATTHWAYADRLAAQYPLVRVDPDVLFVDEGDVLTSAGVASGIDACLHLIRTDLGAAVANHVARAIVAAPHRDGGQAQFIARDTAPQAASALAATRAWALEHLHEPLTVADLARHARMSARTLARAFDAETGLPPLRWLTAARVDRARDLLERTTWSTDRIAHECGLGTAANMRLHFHRTIGVSPSDYRRTFTSTPA from the coding sequence ATGCCCCGCGCCCGGTCCGTGCCCGACCGCACGCTCGTCGTCGACGACCCCGTGCCGCCCGCCGCGCGCGCACGGGACGTCGCCGTGCTCGCCCTGCCCCAGGCGCTGCCGATGGAGGTCGGCATCCCGTTCCAGGTGCTCACGAGCCGCACCGCCGAGCACTACCGCGTGACCCTGTGCGGTCGTCGACCCGGGCCCGTGCCCACCACGGGCGGGTTCCCGGTGGTCGCGCAGGCCGGGCTCGACGCCGTCGTCGCCGCCGACGTCGTGATCGTGCCCGCCTACGAGAACGTGCCGGGCCAGCCGACCGACGACGTGCTCGACGCGCTGCGCACGGCCCACGCCCGCGGCGCGCGCGTCATGTCGATCTGCGTCGGGGCGTTCGCGCTCGCCGCCGCCGGCCTGCTCGACGGGCGCCGCGCCACGACGCACTGGGCCTACGCCGACCGGCTCGCGGCGCAGTACCCGCTCGTGCGCGTCGACCCCGACGTGCTGTTCGTCGACGAGGGCGACGTCCTCACCTCCGCCGGCGTCGCATCGGGCATCGACGCGTGCCTGCACCTCATCCGCACCGACCTCGGCGCGGCCGTCGCCAACCACGTCGCGCGCGCGATCGTCGCCGCACCGCACCGCGACGGCGGGCAGGCGCAGTTCATCGCGCGCGACACCGCGCCGCAGGCCGCGAGCGCGCTCGCCGCGACCCGCGCATGGGCGCTCGAGCACCTGCACGAGCCGCTCACCGTCGCCGACCTGGCCCGGCACGCGCGCATGTCGGCCCGCACGCTCGCGCGCGCGTTCGACGCCGAGACCGGCCTGCCGCCGCTGCGCTGGCTCACCGCCGCGCGCGTCGACCGGGCGCGTGACCTGCTCGAACGCACCACGTGGAGCACCGACCGCATCGCGCACGAGTGCGGCCTCGGCACCGCCGCCAACATGCGCCTGCACTTCCACCGCACCATCGGCGTCAGCCCGTCGGACTACCGCCGCACCTTCACCAGCACCCCCGCCTGA
- a CDS encoding ABC transporter permease, with protein sequence MSTATLDRPRTQDAPRGAAPRRPRPFPLVRHSAALTKRSLIKTWRTPEALIDVTLQPIIFLAIFVTIFGNAVAGSTGSYLQFLLPGILAQTIAQGAIAIGVNLNTDLSKGIFDRFKSLPIPRSAPLLGAVLGDVVRYVIVAVVTIVTGYAMGFRIETSPLEAVAGCLLAVLFAVCLSWVSVWVGMVVRTSGAVQGVMFLIVMPLSFGSNVFVRTDDLPTWMQGFVDVNPLTHLVDSMRGLFLGTPIGSHVWWTLAWCVGLVAVFMPLALRAYRRKV encoded by the coding sequence ATGAGCACCGCGACCCTGGACCGCCCCCGCACGCAGGACGCCCCACGCGGTGCGGCCCCACGCCGGCCGCGCCCGTTCCCGCTCGTGCGGCACTCCGCGGCGCTGACGAAGCGCTCGCTCATCAAGACGTGGCGCACGCCCGAGGCGCTCATCGACGTGACGCTGCAGCCGATCATCTTCCTCGCGATCTTCGTGACGATCTTCGGCAACGCGGTCGCCGGCAGCACGGGCAGCTACCTGCAGTTCCTGCTGCCGGGCATCCTCGCGCAGACCATCGCGCAGGGAGCGATCGCGATCGGCGTGAACCTCAACACCGACCTGTCCAAGGGCATCTTCGACCGGTTCAAGTCGCTGCCGATCCCGCGCAGCGCACCGCTGCTGGGCGCGGTGCTCGGCGACGTCGTGCGGTACGTGATCGTCGCGGTGGTGACGATCGTGACGGGCTATGCGATGGGCTTCCGCATCGAGACGAGCCCGCTCGAGGCCGTCGCGGGCTGCCTGCTCGCGGTGCTGTTCGCGGTGTGCCTGAGCTGGGTGTCCGTGTGGGTCGGGATGGTCGTGCGGACCTCGGGCGCCGTGCAGGGCGTGATGTTCCTGATCGTCATGCCGCTGAGCTTCGGCTCGAACGTGTTCGTCCGGACCGACGACCTGCCGACGTGGATGCAGGGCTTCGTCGACGTCAACCCGCTCACGCACCTCGTGGACTCCATGCGCGGGCTGTTCCTCGGCACACCAATCGGCAGCCACGTGTGGTGGACGCTCGCGTGGTGCGTCGGCCTGGTGGCGGTGTTCATGCCGCTCGCGCTGCGGGCGTACCGCCGCAAGGTCTGA
- a CDS encoding DnaJ C-terminal domain-containing protein, whose product MTGQDWLEKDFYSVLGVPKDADAATIKKAYRKLAREKHPDHNPGDARAEAQFKDIGEAYSVLSDPEQRQQYDQLRAMAGGARFTAGGRGGGGFEDILGGMFGGGGGGNTRVRYSTGGAGGFEDILGGMFGGGFQRGPQPGADLAAAVELPFRQAVEGSTVSLQVGGRTVNARIPAGVRDGQKIRLRGKGRPGEPGAPAGDLVVTVHVTPHPVFTLDGRNLKVTVPVAFDEAALGATIDVPTLDGESVRVKVPAGTPSGRTLRVKGKGVPASGSAKTPGDLLVTVQVVVPQRLSDAAREAVQAFGIATSGENPRASLMEQARK is encoded by the coding sequence GTGACCGGGCAGGACTGGCTCGAGAAGGACTTCTACTCGGTCCTCGGCGTCCCCAAGGACGCGGACGCGGCGACGATCAAGAAGGCGTACCGCAAGCTCGCGCGCGAGAAGCACCCGGACCACAACCCGGGTGACGCGCGCGCCGAGGCCCAGTTCAAGGACATCGGCGAGGCGTACTCGGTGCTCTCGGACCCCGAGCAGCGCCAGCAGTACGACCAGCTGCGCGCGATGGCCGGCGGTGCGCGCTTCACCGCGGGCGGCCGCGGTGGCGGCGGGTTCGAGGACATCCTCGGCGGGATGTTCGGCGGTGGTGGCGGCGGCAACACGCGCGTCCGCTACTCGACCGGCGGCGCCGGGGGCTTCGAGGACATCCTCGGCGGGATGTTCGGCGGTGGGTTCCAGCGCGGCCCGCAGCCGGGCGCGGACCTGGCCGCGGCGGTCGAGCTGCCGTTCCGCCAGGCCGTCGAGGGCTCGACCGTGTCGCTGCAGGTCGGGGGCCGTACCGTCAACGCCCGCATCCCCGCCGGGGTGCGCGACGGCCAGAAGATCCGGCTGCGCGGCAAGGGGCGGCCCGGCGAGCCCGGGGCCCCCGCGGGCGACCTCGTCGTGACCGTGCACGTCACGCCGCACCCGGTGTTCACGCTCGACGGACGCAACCTCAAGGTCACCGTGCCGGTGGCGTTCGACGAGGCGGCGCTCGGCGCGACGATCGACGTGCCGACGCTCGACGGCGAGAGCGTGCGGGTCAAGGTCCCGGCGGGCACGCCGTCGGGGCGGACGCTGCGCGTCAAGGGCAAGGGCGTGCCCGCGTCCGGCTCTGCCAAGACCCCCGGCGACCTCCTGGTCACCGTGCAGGTCGTCGTGCCGCAGCGCCTGTCCGACGCGGCCCGCGAGGCGGTCCAGGCGTTCGGCATCGCGACGAGCGGCGAGAACCCCCGCGCGTCGCTCATGGAGCAGGCCCGCAAATGA
- a CDS encoding SpoIIE family protein phosphatase, producing MPESETTELLAPGEPVDLDNCAREPIHVPGSVQPHGVLLAVTEPDLVVEHVSENVADLLGRTAPEVLGSDLRTLLGAEAADQLRQHLRTFGNLRLRNPLVVVAATPHGPVEVDAVLHRVEVGTRTLLVVELEPSTGPRPFSFPNTYQAVRGAVERLNGTHSLTELYDVAAREVRDLTGFDRVMIYRFDAEYNGEVVAEAKRADLNSFHGLHYPASDIPPQARALYEKNWIRLIADVGYRPAAIVPGLDAATGAPLDLTHSVLRSVSPIHLEYLGNMGVAASMSISLLRDGRLWGLVACHHYSGPHHPPYGVRAAAEFLGSSLSLRLVARAEEDELQAALAADATLVRLLIASRDADHTLGEALVGRTASGASLLELVPARGVVVFGDGTWATEGEVPADPTPLLAWLADQPEDVADRTALTTQEPALAAALPGVAGVLAVRLPDDRAIVWLRGEAVQEVAWGGDPHNKAIARREGDEVRLSPRKSFEKWTEVVRGRCAPWTPQERRSVTDLRRRLLETLLLRTRWALGAAQTVQRSLLPERLPTIDGWDLQARYVPAPGGQVGGDWYDAFALPDGRTAVVIGDVAGHGLSAAAAMGQLRNALRAFLLRGDAPAEALRWTDVVARRTMATDMATVVVAAVDPATGDVELSVAGHPRPLLLGPDGDATLQDVPVDRPVGVGSGEPPTHHLQIEPGGGLVLYSDGLVDSRSTNLRAGLQRLVGAFRRQGPGPVDVDDVVRECTDPSSVDDVTILVLRREPS from the coding sequence ATGCCGGAGAGCGAGACGACCGAGCTGCTGGCCCCCGGCGAGCCCGTCGACCTGGACAACTGCGCGCGCGAGCCCATCCACGTGCCCGGGTCGGTGCAGCCGCACGGCGTGCTGCTCGCAGTCACCGAGCCCGACCTCGTCGTCGAGCACGTCTCGGAGAACGTCGCGGACCTGCTGGGCCGCACCGCACCGGAGGTGCTCGGCTCGGACCTGCGCACGCTCCTGGGCGCGGAGGCCGCCGACCAGCTCCGTCAGCACCTGCGCACGTTCGGCAACCTGCGGCTGCGCAACCCGCTCGTCGTCGTCGCGGCCACGCCGCACGGCCCGGTGGAGGTCGACGCGGTGCTGCACCGCGTGGAGGTCGGCACGCGCACGCTGCTCGTCGTCGAGCTCGAGCCGTCCACGGGACCGCGCCCGTTCTCGTTCCCGAACACGTACCAGGCGGTGCGTGGCGCGGTCGAGCGGCTCAACGGCACGCACTCGCTCACGGAGCTCTACGACGTCGCGGCGCGCGAGGTGCGGGACCTGACGGGCTTCGACCGCGTGATGATCTACCGGTTCGACGCCGAGTACAACGGTGAGGTCGTGGCCGAGGCGAAGCGCGCGGACCTCAACTCGTTCCACGGCCTGCACTACCCCGCCTCGGACATCCCGCCGCAGGCCCGGGCGCTGTACGAGAAGAACTGGATCCGCCTCATCGCGGACGTGGGCTACCGGCCCGCGGCGATCGTCCCGGGCCTGGACGCCGCCACGGGTGCGCCGCTCGACCTCACGCACTCGGTCCTGCGCTCGGTCTCGCCGATCCACCTCGAGTACCTGGGCAACATGGGCGTCGCCGCGTCGATGTCGATCTCGCTGCTGCGCGACGGGCGACTGTGGGGCCTGGTCGCGTGCCACCACTACTCCGGCCCGCACCACCCGCCGTACGGCGTGCGCGCGGCCGCGGAGTTCCTCGGCTCGTCGTTGTCGCTGCGCCTCGTCGCGCGCGCGGAGGAGGACGAGCTGCAGGCCGCGCTCGCGGCGGACGCGACGCTCGTGCGGCTGCTCATCGCGTCGCGCGACGCCGACCACACGCTCGGGGAGGCGCTCGTGGGCCGCACCGCAAGCGGCGCGTCGCTGCTCGAGCTCGTCCCGGCGCGCGGCGTCGTGGTGTTCGGCGACGGCACGTGGGCGACCGAGGGCGAGGTGCCGGCGGACCCGACGCCGTTGCTCGCGTGGCTCGCGGACCAGCCCGAGGACGTCGCCGACCGGACCGCCCTCACCACGCAGGAGCCCGCGCTCGCGGCGGCTCTGCCCGGCGTCGCGGGCGTGCTCGCGGTGCGGCTGCCCGACGACCGCGCGATCGTCTGGCTGCGCGGCGAGGCCGTGCAGGAGGTCGCGTGGGGCGGCGACCCGCACAACAAGGCGATCGCGCGGCGCGAGGGCGACGAGGTGCGGCTGAGCCCGCGCAAGTCGTTCGAGAAGTGGACCGAGGTGGTGCGTGGTCGCTGCGCGCCGTGGACGCCGCAGGAGCGCCGGTCGGTGACCGACCTGCGCCGGCGGCTGCTCGAGACGCTGCTGCTGCGCACGCGCTGGGCGCTCGGCGCCGCGCAGACCGTCCAGCGCTCGCTGCTGCCCGAGCGGCTGCCGACCATCGACGGCTGGGACCTGCAGGCGCGGTACGTGCCAGCGCCGGGCGGGCAGGTCGGCGGCGACTGGTACGACGCGTTCGCGCTGCCCGACGGGCGCACGGCCGTCGTCATCGGGGACGTCGCCGGGCACGGGCTGTCCGCGGCCGCGGCGATGGGACAGCTCCGCAACGCGCTGCGCGCGTTCCTGCTGCGCGGCGACGCCCCCGCCGAGGCGCTGCGCTGGACCGACGTCGTCGCGCGCCGCACGATGGCCACCGACATGGCGACCGTGGTGGTCGCCGCGGTCGACCCGGCGACGGGGGACGTCGAGCTGTCCGTCGCGGGCCACCCCCGCCCGCTGCTCCTGGGGCCGGACGGCGACGCGACGCTGCAGGACGTGCCGGTCGACCGGCCCGTCGGCGTCGGCTCGGGCGAGCCGCCGACGCACCACCTGCAGATCGAGCCCGGCGGCGGCCTCGTGCTCTACAGCGACGGCCTGGTCGACTCGCGCTCGACGAACCTGCGCGCGGGCCTGCAGCGGCTCGTCGGCGCGTTCCGCCGTCAAGGTCCGGGTCCCGTGGACGTCGACGACGTGGTGCGTGAGTGCACCGACCCGTCGTCGGTCGACGACGTGACGATCCTGGTGCTGCGCCGCGAGCCGTCCTGA
- a CDS encoding heat shock protein transcriptional repressor HspR: MFVISRAAELAGMHPQTLRQYDRLGLVSPRRTAGRGRRYSLRDVATLREIQRLSQDEGINLAGIKRILELEAQVLRLERQVDYLRSFVEPGRRVFTADPRGDVVATRRPPRAPRVAQPPRAITASTSAVVLWRPTP, encoded by the coding sequence ATGTTCGTCATCTCGCGGGCCGCCGAGCTCGCGGGCATGCACCCGCAGACCCTGCGGCAGTACGACCGGCTCGGGCTGGTCTCGCCGCGGCGCACCGCCGGGCGTGGGCGGAGGTACTCGCTGCGCGACGTCGCCACGCTGCGCGAGATCCAGCGGCTCTCGCAGGACGAGGGCATCAACCTCGCCGGCATCAAGCGCATCCTCGAGCTCGAGGCCCAGGTGCTGCGCCTCGAGCGGCAGGTCGACTACCTGCGCTCGTTCGTCGAGCCCGGCCGTCGCGTGTTCACCGCGGACCCGCGCGGCGACGTCGTCGCGACGAGGCGCCCGCCCCGCGCCCCCCGCGTCGCCCAACCCCCGCGCGCGATCACGGCCTCCACCTCCGCCGTCGTCCTCTGGCGCCCCACCCCCTGA
- a CDS encoding FGGY family carbohydrate kinase translates to MGTALGIDVGTTHTKVALVDVSAARTLAVASATTPAPADLLRVVAGLTRRVLDAVPGAPVPGAVGVASMAETGVPVGPDDEPRGDWLRWDGHRAGLQADELAARLGRAELFAATGVRSSAKVPLATWAWLRDEHGSRGIPTSGAVGGPVTGPSGPLHRDGRWAGAADLVVLGLTGRLVTDHTLAGRTMAYRLGAPGALPSTFDADLLAEVGLTPRHVPRVLHPGETVPLRSGPLTDAGLLVGTPVTVAGHDHAVGAFAAGVRSPGDVADSVGTSEVVCTVLAADPEPGPVAAAGMSLVRTVRGDAPALVAGSSSAGGAVAAWLAHVTDSLHEASPDDAQPGRARHASGDADELRHRLLQAASVVDDELVGLVAAAGEDDEPFVVLPYVHGRQTPAPDATATLRAVGRVPDDPVAAVRGLLLGAVLHARWMLDAQAALAGAAPTRVRALGRPVAANPAWAALKRWCTPVPLDVVADEEAVAAGAALLAAERAALAVPAPVLPALTPADGAAPPARALVDRRLSSFIAAATAP, encoded by the coding sequence GTGGGGACTGCGCTGGGGATCGACGTCGGGACGACGCACACCAAGGTCGCGCTCGTGGACGTCAGCGCCGCGCGGACCCTTGCCGTCGCCTCCGCGACCACTCCCGCGCCGGCCGACCTGCTCCGCGTCGTCGCCGGCCTGACGCGCCGGGTGCTCGACGCGGTGCCGGGCGCACCGGTCCCCGGGGCGGTCGGTGTCGCCTCGATGGCGGAGACGGGTGTGCCGGTCGGGCCCGACGACGAGCCCCGCGGCGACTGGCTGCGGTGGGACGGGCACCGGGCCGGGCTGCAGGCCGACGAGCTCGCGGCGAGGCTCGGCCGCGCGGAGCTGTTCGCGGCGACCGGGGTGCGGTCGTCGGCGAAGGTGCCGCTCGCGACGTGGGCGTGGCTGCGCGACGAGCACGGTTCGCGTGGCATCCCGACGTCCGGCGCGGTGGGGGGACCGGTCACCGGCCCGTCAGGGCCGCTGCACCGTGACGGGCGCTGGGCGGGGGCAGCGGACCTCGTCGTGCTCGGGCTGACGGGCCGGCTCGTCACGGACCACACGCTCGCGGGCCGCACCATGGCGTACCGGCTGGGCGCGCCCGGCGCCCTGCCGTCGACGTTCGACGCCGACCTGCTCGCCGAGGTCGGGCTCACGCCCCGCCACGTGCCGCGCGTGCTGCACCCGGGCGAGACCGTCCCGCTGCGGTCCGGCCCGCTCACCGACGCGGGCCTGCTCGTGGGCACACCGGTCACGGTCGCGGGGCACGACCACGCGGTCGGCGCGTTCGCCGCGGGCGTGCGGTCGCCGGGGGACGTCGCGGACTCGGTCGGGACGTCGGAGGTCGTGTGCACCGTCCTCGCGGCCGACCCCGAGCCGGGACCCGTCGCGGCGGCGGGCATGAGCCTGGTGCGCACGGTCCGCGGTGACGCCCCGGCCCTGGTCGCGGGCTCGTCGAGCGCGGGCGGCGCCGTCGCGGCCTGGCTCGCCCATGTGACCGACTCCCTGCACGAGGCGTCGCCCGACGACGCGCAGCCGGGGCGGGCGCGGCACGCATCGGGAGACGCCGATGAGCTGCGGCACCGCCTCCTGCAGGCCGCGTCGGTCGTGGACGACGAGCTCGTCGGGCTGGTCGCCGCGGCCGGTGAGGACGACGAGCCGTTCGTCGTGCTGCCCTACGTGCACGGGCGGCAGACCCCTGCACCGGACGCGACGGCGACGCTGCGCGCGGTCGGCCGCGTGCCCGACGACCCGGTCGCTGCGGTGCGTGGCCTGCTGCTGGGGGCGGTGCTGCACGCCAGGTGGATGCTCGACGCGCAGGCGGCGCTCGCGGGTGCGGCGCCGACGAGGGTGCGCGCGCTCGGCCGCCCGGTCGCGGCGAACCCCGCGTGGGCGGCCCTCAAGCGCTGGTGCACCCCGGTCCCGCTGGACGTCGTCGCCGACGAGGAGGCGGTGGCCGCCGGCGCGGCCCTCCTCGCCGCGGAGCGCGCCGCCCTCGCCGTCCCCGCCCCCGTCCTGCCGGCCCTGACGCCCGCGGACGGCGCGGCACCGCCCGCCCGCGCGCTCGTCGACCGGCGACTGTCGTCGTTCATCGCCGCCGCGACCGCCCCCTGA
- a CDS encoding ATP-binding cassette domain-containing protein, with the protein MTTDLVIEAEGLVKHFGGTKALNGVDLVVPRGTVLGVLGPNGAGKTTTVRILSTLLRPDAGTARINGLDVVRDAEKVRHGIGLTGQYASVDEDLTGRQNLVLFGTLLELGRTGARERAAELLEWFDLADAADRPAKTYSGGMRRRLDLAASLVGRPDVIFLDEPTTGLDPAKREQMWDVVRSLVADGSTVLLTTQYLEEADALADEITVVDHGRVIAHDTPDGLKRVVGGLTLEVRPSDAARLEHTAQILSEVSTGAAADEIRKGVLAVPVADDEALTATVARLGSAGIAVTELSLHLPSLDEVFFTLTGRTTSSDDAPENSKEVAA; encoded by the coding sequence ATGACCACAGACCTGGTGATCGAGGCCGAGGGCCTCGTCAAGCACTTCGGCGGGACGAAGGCGCTCAACGGCGTCGACCTCGTCGTGCCCCGAGGGACCGTGCTCGGTGTCCTCGGCCCGAACGGCGCCGGCAAGACGACGACCGTCCGCATCCTGTCCACCCTCCTGCGGCCCGACGCGGGCACGGCCCGCATCAACGGCCTCGACGTCGTGCGCGACGCCGAGAAGGTCCGCCACGGCATCGGCCTCACGGGCCAGTACGCGTCCGTCGACGAGGACCTCACGGGCCGCCAGAACCTCGTGCTGTTCGGCACGCTGCTCGAGCTGGGCCGCACGGGCGCGCGTGAGCGTGCCGCCGAGCTGCTCGAGTGGTTCGACCTCGCGGACGCCGCCGACCGGCCCGCGAAGACGTACTCCGGGGGCATGCGCCGCCGCCTCGACCTCGCGGCGTCGCTCGTCGGACGTCCCGACGTGATCTTCCTCGACGAGCCGACCACGGGCCTCGACCCGGCGAAGCGCGAGCAGATGTGGGACGTGGTCCGCTCGCTCGTCGCGGACGGCTCGACGGTCCTGCTCACCACGCAGTACCTGGAGGAGGCGGACGCGCTGGCCGACGAGATCACGGTCGTCGACCACGGCCGCGTGATCGCGCACGACACCCCCGACGGCCTCAAGCGCGTCGTCGGCGGCCTCACGCTGGAGGTCCGCCCGAGCGACGCGGCGCGCCTGGAGCACACCGCGCAGATCCTGTCCGAGGTGAGCACGGGTGCGGCGGCCGACGAGATCCGCAAGGGCGTCCTCGCGGTCCCCGTGGCCGACGACGAGGCGCTCACCGCGACCGTCGCGCGGCTCGGCTCCGCAGGGATCGCGGTGACCGAGCTCTCGCTGCACCTGCCGAGCCTCGACGAGGTGTTCTTCACGCTGACCGGCCGCACGACGTCGTCCGACGACGCGCCCGAGAACTCGAAGGAGGTGGCGGCATGA